The genomic segment ttaaatatgaattatgaaACCGTAAATTactgaaaacattaaaaaacctAGCGTCGTTATTCCTGACggttaattgttatattttcatttattatattaattttaattatattaattatgcaaGTTAATCTTCTGTGGATGCATTGAGactaaatattaagatttttttgtcgTGTCGTTATGAAATGTTCAGGGTAGGTAGGTAAAAAGGTAGGTTCAATATCAtggtaaaaaaagtttaaaaaagtcAGATAATTCTGCTTTTCACAATGTGCAGTGTGTATAACATTGGTTGGTAATTAAGATGTTCGAATATAGGGGTAATTAGTAACTTTATTTGGGTAAGCATAATTAATACCACGAtgaaggtaaaaataaaaatcaatttagttaattaaaagttatgttACGTTATCTTTAGTACGAAAACACTAATAATATGGGACATCTAGCTAATCAATCTCAAAAATAGATAAATCAACTCAGACGCGAAACGAAtcggaaatataaattaattaagccaATCTAAATATGTACATCACGTGGCGTGAAAAACTCAATTAGTTACAGATACGTTCTCGAATTAACtcacattttttatgtttctttaaTCAGAAAtttgacattaattataattgtaattagatCCTCTGACTTTTATACTGCGAGTACAATTCACAATACAATTTCTTAATGTTTCCTTCGACGTACAAGTTGTCTACCAGACACAGGTACAAGTACATGCATTCCATAGCAAGACTTACTATTACAAGATTACGTGAGACCAGTAGTCATAAGGGTGTTACATACGGACTGCATAAGTTTTCTTTCATCAGGTTTTAATAACTCAATTGTTATTACAAGTTGTGATAACTGATCGAGGACGGTCTttactttcattattttctCCAGACCTTGTCATACTTCATCTATCATCATTATGAttgattaaattgattaattgttCTAGTGACTTGATATACGGCCGAAGATCCCGAGGTCTCGTGGGACCTGGGTTCTGAGTCCACGAGGACGTGTCAATCCAATATTTTAAACTGGGACAAAACGACAGACAAGTGAAGTTACCGATAAGTTGACTTATCAGTAACTTCGCATACGCGAGTACATACATGAACCTGCATGCACAAAAATATTATCggcaattaatataatcaatccGAGTGTATTATTTTGTCAATTATGTCTagctataatttgtttttaagttttaatttttatttttattttctagcaAAAGGATCTgcattatttaatgataattgtgTGGTTCCACCTTTAATTTGtccgaataaaaatataactttttggcTATACACCAGGTAAGAGACTACGCTAAATAAAgaactgttttatttaaaataattaaaaaaatgtgttagtgaaacaaataaattgtatttaatataatatattttgtatttttaataacaatcataattattataatattttcaaaaaaggcaaattagtaaataataatttatcaattggCAACAAATAATGAAGGTAATCTAAATTATCTGCAAGaaaaggtttgcagcttattccacaaagTTGCTTCGTATTAgatatatgtacatgtaaagtcaaaaaatttagtaacaacCTGTGTATGTACCAGTACCAGAcgaaggcctcctttccttttgagaagaagaagAGAGAAGCTTTGTAGCTTATTTttccacactgctccaatgcgggctggtgaatacacatgtgacagaatttcagatCATTGGACACATGAATATTTCTTCACCATATTTTCCTGAACCGACGAgccagagatgaattataaacactaattaagtgCAATATATTTGAGCCcgtaatatttgattaaaatcaacttattatataaactaagataataattaatgaacaaaaaatatatatgtacttgttatttttaagtTGCTACATTTCGTCTCCATTTTATTTAGGGCAAACGAAAACAATCCTCATGAATTAAAGGTCTCGGACACAGACTCCATCGCTTCAGCTCCATGGGTTAAAAATAGTCCAATTAAGGTTTTAATACATGGTTATACAGGACACAAAGATTTCTCTCCAAACACGGAAATAAGGCCAGGTTATTATATCACCATATTTCTCATATATTctgttcttaaaatatataaatatttataaaagttatatgcAAATAACTTTAAGCCTTAATAGCTCAACGTTATTCGCACGATATGAAAGTCTGGTTCGATCCTGACCGTCGTCCcttaacacaagctttacgcttagcCTCTTAATTTTAACAAACAGAAATTCCTAATATTTTCCTAAATTCCTCTTTCAAATGTTGTCAAATGACTGGAACACCTCTCAgatttgtgtataattttgtaacaattttaatgtttgctgtatgtttgttttttactttttgttttaaataaagcatTGTCATTTGTCATCATCAACCGTTTCGGAATGGAGATGTCCTCAAATGACTCTGAATTCTGAAACCGGGCTTGGTTAagcaaatcaattaattttatcaatgatAAATATTGTCAAATTTACCTTTGCTGTTCCTATAATCTTATATGTTATTCACTCTTTAAAAGTTAAAGATAATAAGAATTAACAAAACTAaacaatattctttaaattaagttaaaatcaaTTACGGATTTCAGCGTACATGGAATGCTGTAACTACAATATAATAACTGTCGACTATAATAAAATCGCATTGGAGCCTTGTTACTTGCAAGCTACCCGAAACATTGAGCTGGTAGGGATGTGTCTAGCGCAGTTGATTGACGAGATGGTACAGAATCATAATTTCCAGCTGAAACAATTTCATGTTATAGGATTTAGTCTAGGCGGGCAAACTGCCggttatttatcaaattatctAAAGTCAGGCAAACTCGACAGAATTTcaggtaaattaaataatattatataatttaaaaataaaataaaatactttaaaacgtaatgtttaattatgtttcgtttataagcaaataaattgGTGAGATAATTTTCCTAAAAAGCTTAGTTGTTTTCTAGCACTTGATCCAGCGTTACCAATGTTTGCAACGTCGGATAAAATGAAAAAACTCGATTTTAATGACGCGCACTATGTCGATGTGCTTCACACTAACGCGTTGGCAAAAGGGAAATTAGAAACTAGTGGTCACGCAGATTTTTATTCTAATGGAGGTGTCGTCCAGCCTGGTTGCAAATCTACTAAAAACCAGAGTAAGCAATTATACAACGCAAGAgggtattagtatataatagtcACTAACATTTGCCTAgatgatagggctttgtgcaagcccaactgggcaggtaacacccactcatcagatattctagcgctaaacagcaattgcgtattgttgcgttctgatTTGTAGCATGAGTAATGTTACTTCAGGTACAAGGAacgtaacatattagttcctaaGCTTgttagcgcattggcgatgaaagggatgattaatatttcttatactcTATATAGaaatactatattaattatattcaatacaaGAAGTACTGCtttcagcggtagaatatctgatgaatgagtggtacctaaccaAATGAGGTTACACAAAGTCCTAACATCaagtgaataatttaatatagtaaatatttattctagcAAAATCTGGTTGTGACCACGCAAGAGCGCCGATCTACTACGCAGAGTCAATTTTAACAACTACAGGATTTTACGCAACAAGGTGCTACTCGTGGATAACTTACATAATAGGATTGTGTAATTTATTCCCATCAAGTGAAGAAGTACTATACGGAGAATATATTTCAAGGAAgtaagaaattaaatcaaaaatatatttgcattacaaaattacaacaaatagctatttttttttcaaaggcGTGATGTGTGATGATGTCTGCTGTACGTTAAACAATATAATCCATTAGGGCaagaattactaattaatttacttaattaatccGCCATCAATATCTTAACTgtttatactttactttattaaaatacccATAATAAGCAACGACAGCAATCATGCAacgatgaaaaatatttattgtatacgtaatttatattgaatctattattttataaacacaaatatataacaaaatataacacaaatatatgtaagtttttaagtgtttctaataaaacaataaacaatacaaacggttaaaatattttgttgcttAACGTTTTCATCAGGCGCAGTGAAGATTACAGTCTATGACGAAACTATTAACTATAGAcattgtttgtattttgttgcttataaatttaaatcaaccttttaaaaagtaattgaatttaattcttTAGTTAGTTTAGTTCACGAGTTCGAGACAGTTTTTGTTTATTCTACGGGTTATAGATTTTTGTATTACTGATTTAAAAGGAAGCCACGGGAAACCTAATATGCTACCAACCAAAACTTTAACgtgtcataatttatttattatatattgctatgttttattaaatgaaatactaaGGCAAAACGTTGTTATTACAGTTATTATTAGTCATATGTTAATAAGGTGGGgcgttttgtaataaaatgtgcATAAAAAAGGTTTCGCTTGTTTGCTTGTATCAGTAATACATGATAGAATAATGACCCCCATTATAAAAACTCTAGAGCACATTACCGCTGTACTTTAAGACTACAACTCTCAAAAAACAATGAGGTTTgcataaatataagtattgcatatatatatatatatatatatactcactaCTCCTACTCTGGAACTCTACTCACTACGCCTACTCACTTAAACACCGTTGCCTGATTGCCGTTGAGCCGATGAGCCGTtgattttatactattatattttttgacgttttgctatttttataaatacatatattttattaaattgaatactaCGATATgccaaataaattgttaattcgAATACaactaattcaaatattatattatcttttcagTACTACAGGTATTTTCTTCTTTAGTACCAATTCAGAACCTCCCTACGCTCGTGGCTCTATGATCAAAACTGGAAGATCTTAACCAACGATTtggaacaataataatttaaaatgcttagtaattattaaaatgcttTTATTGATTTGACCTGAAATTATGCCAAATATTCATCGACTTCCAGGCATCTACATTATTAGGTAATTTACACACGAATTTCAAACATTAACTTTTTGTTTCTGTTAATGTTTGTTATTCCCTGGACAGCTCCAGGGTTTTCAGaatcagaaatatatatatatttcatataagtaatttggatttaacatattttgttgGATTTAACATGTTTGTAATTacgaacttttaaataaaatgaaatataaaataaaaaaatgtgtttgatACTTACCGTTAAAGAGAAAATtttgaatgtaataataatataataatatcaggacatttttcacacacggccatctgatcccaaattaagcttgtacaaagcttgtactatggaaaccagacaaatgataaactacatatactacttttcttttgtaaatacatacttatatagattatacccagactcaagacaaacagacatgttcatgcacacaaatgtctgtcctgggtgggaatcgaacccacaacctttggcgtgaaaggcaagtatctaccaaccacgccaaccggctcgtctacgTCTCGAATGTAGTTAGgtactaaacaaataaatatataaacttgtttAGTACGTAAcatgtttttgtaatattatttctaaataccCTTGTATGCTGTCTGGAGTAGGTTAGGTCTTAAATAACTatctagaataaaaaaattaaagcaaaacgctgaataagtaaaaaatacacaaagaaCTATATAGTTCCGCATTTCAAATTGAATCATGTTTGCCTTTAAAATTGGAAATATTCTGAAGGTAAACTTGCCAATTCTATATTACAATGTTTGTTTACCAGTGTGAATTTTAAGGGAAAATCGATACCAAATTGATGTTTTGATGATAACACTTTTCCCCATTAGATTTAACCACAAGTGACATATTAAGGGCAAAGATGGCCCAGAGGATAGAACACGTGATTGCTAATTGATCATTGCGAGTTCAAACCAGAGCAAGTAATACTTAAGTTTTCATGTAATCATCTGTTGGAATTCAAATTATGCTCGGCAGCAAAGGGAAACTCCGTGAGGCACCTGCATTTTAACAGTGCAGTAGAAACTTTTCTTCAAGAAGAAAGGACATTTTTGTTTAGCTTTTAATAGgacatttactttaattaacacAATTTTGAAAAATCCATGTAAAAATTTTGTACCTTATTGACCTTACCTTACCTTTcagtttttgaaataaacattgttctttttttctGTCATAAATGTAcagaaaacgaaacgaaaaaaTAGCCTTCGAAAGAAAGAGGCGTATCATTGCttgaattttagttatttttagacAGTAAATAAGctagtgtaacgcttctattttttataaaaaatatatattttgaatttgattatgTCACCCTCTAAGCAATATCTATAGTTAAAGCCATACAAGTATAAATGGAATCGTTTTTAACCCGTTATTACTTaacttgataataaattatactttttgtaGCAAGGACGCTCACGACAAGCGGTATTTTGATAAGTATTTTAAGCAATCATTTtctgaatatttattatctctCAATAATTGCTGTGTATTATTGAGTAAGTAATTcaagtatttattaacatttacaaaatatctcGAAGTTAAAACTCctaaatgattttaatgaaaatgaagAAATTTACGTCTAACATTTTTACGACGAAATTGGAGTTTATCTCATCATCTGAAGaggttttaaatttatcttatacTATACTTACTGACTCAAGCTAAGATGATCCAGTGGCAAGAACATGTGAAACTTACGGATTAAAAGCGGGGCAAGCGCTGGGATTACAATATATCGTAACGAAACCAGCACGTGACAATTTGAAtcagtttcgtaaaaaaatatctttttttttcttcaataataatgtataaaatattgtttaaatttttgtttttaacatctttttctttatgtattaatgtacctcttaattttgtttgcttttaatcaaataattaatattcaaaaaatttaattgttctccgatatttatattttactcattttataccaatcaagtgataattttataataatttaattgttaatgtgttttctatttgttataaatatattgatttttaaaattattattttttgttaactcgatatattgatatattttgcaacacctataatttaggagacacatgatttgtataacgtcatttTTAAGGACTCAAtcgtatttattagtgtacttcttgttggtgttgatataataaataaatgtgtttgataaaattctgctacataaTGCGGATACATTGAACAGCGTTTTAAAATACGCTCCCAACTTCTGCCAAACGATCTCGAACTGTATGAACACGCTAATAATTTTTACTAgctcaacaattttttttttatcagttaaGAATACTTAGAGTTTTATTTGTGGTTACCCGGTACtattggtactgtgagactCCAAAAAAACCACCGAGTATGTTCTGCCGGTCAGATAGTGTAAATGTTCTAACTTGTTATGAATTTACAAAACTTACTTAGTACAttgaaaaaaacattcttatagtgtgatgtaaaatacatctaagtcagtaacagcctgaaaatgtcccactgctgagctaaggcctcatctccctttttgagaagaaggtttggagcttattccaccacgctgctccaatgcgggttggtggaatacacatgtggcagatttcgatgaaattagacacatgcaggtttcctcacgatgttttccttcaccgaaaagcacgagatgaattataaacagaaattaagcacatgaaaattcagaggtgcttgcccgggtttgaacccacgttcatcggttaagattcacgcgttcttaccactgggccatctcgacttacgaAAATACatctagcgccatctattgtacagtaacagcctgttaatgtcccactgctgggctaagacctcatctccctttttgaggagaaggtttagagcttattccaccacgctgctccaatgcgggttggtagaatacacatgtgaatacaatttcaatgaaattagtacAGTTAGTACATTCTTCCTTGTAAATAACAAGGAAGAATGTACACTGCTTAACTAGGAAGAGTCCGACCCCGAGGGACCATTTAATGATTATTAGTAACAAATACACACGGTACTGACAATGTTTGGCCTTCGTTGGTCTTCGTGGTCCACTTGCCTTCCGAGGTTGGTCCCAATGTTAGCTAGCGTATATAGCTAGATAATAAGTTAAActgaaatgaaaaatgtttgtcGTGACGTATTTGTTGACGTAATGATCAAATTTGCTCTCTTACGTTTTATTCGAATAATATGCTCTTAGTGGGCAGCCTCCTTTATATGGTAATATTTGCAAATCGCGTTTTAATAATGACTgacatttaaactttataatccGAAACAGAAGTTtcgtagacatttttttaatgatttattttaaagcgtATAATGTTTAGCAAGATTTATCAAGTGTCCTtgtatattagtaaaatatcaGACCAATCGGTTTGATGGAACTGATTAAAGTGCAGTTGCTAGATTtaatacacacacaaacaacTGAACTTAAATAAGAGCTTGTGATTTTGAAGCTGGCAACActagaaaaatataagaaaattaacatTGGCAGGATAAAGGGAGTATTGGCGCTAGAGCGGGAATTACGGGTAATTTTTCTTGATACGCTCGATTGGAGGAATTGCGATCAACCTTTTTCTTACAAGCTTGTCAATAAATCTGGATGTAAAAGTGATGGAATTCATTAATAACagaaactattatttaaaaaaggtaatttaagaaaaaaacaatatgtaagATATATAAGCAAAGATTATGTCTCTACGACAGGACTATAAGCGTAGGTATTGAACATACAACGAACGACGAATATTCCGTTTAGACGGCAAGGtagataacaacaaaaaaataaaagtaatttaattatcagttcaaggttatacaaaaacatgttatatatatgtatatattttttagttgacCGCATTGAGAACTATTGAAAGGCGGACCTCTGTAATGTTATGTAACCGTCTGGTAATACCATTACAATGTGGCGGAAACAACAACCGGACAGTCACTTACAATCAGTTTTGTCAATATCCTTATAGCATCCTCGTTTTCTGTTGCAACGCCAATATTACagcgaatttattattaaacagtttttatacTGTGGGCATAAATTGAGTAACTGCCTGTTTAAACTAGTGTTTAGTGTAATGAATAGTTCACGGTTAatgttattggggttttcttaCAAACATTTTTGCTCAATAATGAAGAAAAGATTCGTATTTCTATGTCTACTCTTCACCTCTTAAGTGATAATAGTAATTTAGAGAAATTGGGTCATTTACGCCTCGTTCAATGttctgaattattatatatattagggaTATTGAATTCTGGAATTAGGCAGTCGCAGTGGCTACAAATAATACTTTGTAGTCACTGCGACACGATTATTGGATTCTTACTGAAATCCTTCATATTCTTTGTGGCCAGAATCATTCTCGACATTAAGTAGTTTCTTTCGTTCTCTGATTGCATTCCACGTTTTCTCTCTTGTCCCATAATTTCTTCGGGGCATAAACCTTCGCAATGTCTCCTTTCAAGTCTTTAATTCTATTCCTTTTAGTATTCATGTCACTTTGGGTATCATAAATTTAGAATGGTAATGTCtcacatatttttttctgtcgACATATTCTCAGTACCAGCCTGGAATTCTAAAGACTCTGTGCCTGGGATACCACGTGAAGGCGTTGCGCCTGAGCTCGTCGTAGTTACCGATTTGCTGTTGCATCAGATTgagagagtaagggaatagcgTGTTTACACTCACACTCGTTAACTATGGTATGTCCTGAGTAgatggctagtctcccttgagaatggtcaccttggccgaaatcggttaggaggacatcatcatcattaatgtcatataaaatagacaatatagatttattagttataaattgCTGATGTGGCTGAATTTGATATTTGTATGACAACATAATATTTCGTGAATTACGCATATCTTCATTATTGCGCCACGATCAATAAATACttcaatatattaatcttattatataaaattggtgTGTcagtttctattttaaaaataactgtctTCATTTAAGTCATTtgcaaattaacaaaataaaacgagaccttaatttaatttatgtattccagaccttggcggtgcgtatcagaaacgaagAAGCAAATCGTTagaatttatgaaatttaaatgttaaaatgaatgaaaaatgtcTTCCGTATCAATGGGCGTATAGCCGTTAGAGATGAGCTTTTAACGAAGTTAAATAAGTGGATTAATCTGAACAATATGGGGATCCGAGTAAATCACAATATTCTCTTGGTGTAACGGACGACCGGGAGGATCTTTGGAAGAGGCATGTGAAAATGCGATAGGCTGAATGACGGTGATGCTTGTAAATAAATCTTCCGTAGTATCTTTAAAATAGTTCAACATTCGGTTGCgtcatttaaaattcgaacgtattcttttattataacagCTTAGAATCAAGTTTATAAACTTGACTTAAACCTCTCTGGgatttttgaatatttgtttgtacttaaaagaataaattttactaaaaatacatttacattcGTTGGCACTGTCAGTATTGTACTGTATAAACTCATTACATAAATTACAGTAATTTGATGATGCGGttataataatgtgttttatgTTGAATTCGTCATATCTTAGTTTTCGCAAGAGGAACCACACGGCAAGGCGTGCAGTCACTTTCGCTTTCAGTGACTTAACTGAGAACGAACGTGATAGACGTATAAGGGTTCCGCAAATAGCCGAACCTCACGTGgtcgttaaaaaaaataaaaatataaaaacttcttTTGCCGACCTCAAGAGACGGTGGTCAATTGAATGCTTTTGACATTTATGTGATGTTGTCTGTGATAATATTCAGTTGATTTCAAAAGGATATTCCTTCCTTTGTGATAAAAATGGTGACTAACGCGCAGTGGCTTCTAATTTTTGGAATATATGTACTACAATTTTCTGGTAAATAACATTTGATGTTAAtgctgttttttaaataattagaattaaataaattcaatacattattttattaaactgttAATTCAGCGTAATttgaatgtttttgttttgtttaactttttttttattaaacaacacAGACACACTGAATCAGCTTAAAAcctcaattttaataaaatagtcgttttttatggttttataaaaaaaaaacaataatattttaatttattttaattacagttaaattataataacagaaatatttattttgtatgaaagGAAATGATGCGTAAAATATGGTACAATCGCGCGCGCATTTCGCACAATGCGCCTACTTCCGAGTAGGTTACGTTACAAAAGTTAGTCGGCCAACATTCATTGCATAATCAGCTTAAGTCTCACAGCTCATACGAGCGAACGAATAAGGAATTTTTCTTctcttttaaaaactttaattttcttatatttgtacTACTCGACAACAGcacaatcatttatattatatatttttaaataattccttaTACTTAGAGACTTTTAAGAAACTCGCTAAATGTGAAATAAGCATCATCAACctta from the Nymphalis io chromosome 10, ilAglIoxx1.1, whole genome shotgun sequence genome contains:
- the LOC126771334 gene encoding pancreatic triacylglycerol lipase-like, translated to MSYKLLAVFFLCVSKGSALFNDNCVVPPLICPNKNITFWLYTRANENNPHELKVSDTDSIASAPWVKNSPIKVLIHGYTGHKDFSPNTEIRPAYMECCNYNIITVDYNKIALEPCYLQATRNIELVGMCLAQLIDEMVQNHNFQLKQFHVIGFSLGGQTAGYLSNYLKSGKLDRISALDPALPMFATSDKMKKLDFNDAHYVDVLHTNALAKGKLETSGHADFYSNGGVVQPGCKSTKNQTKSGCDHARAPIYYAESILTTTGFYATRCYSWITYIIGLCNLFPSSEEVLYGEYISRNTTGIFFFSTNSEPPYARGSMIKTGRS